In a single window of the Porites lutea chromosome 14, jaPorLute2.1, whole genome shotgun sequence genome:
- the LOC140924520 gene encoding RWD domain-containing protein 2B-like, with product MAATNPADLTQIQLRENLELQLSEVEMLRSMYPEEEEFNLDEQALLDVQEFCSGRTDEKPHSLLNFTLTISLHDCNGDGGRENSIDLSCYFPQEYPNSKPELFVRSQSLNRETQRGLNEELNSHITATVGSGELCTLPALQWIQENGEMYIARSQAEIKSSTTITSKSQENEVKIKRDRIFLRMWLYMHHIYSKTKRKDILQWATDYNLTGFCLPGKPGVVCLEGDEYNVEEYFSRLRRLNWKKITCRHREKGEENKSIDDQRKFPGFEELFFEVHGTRENHMDMGQFLHYLEQHNLGYIFQILFGIEGKSSFDK from the coding sequence ATGGCGGCGACCAACCCAGCAGATTTAACGCAAATCCAGTTGCGTGAAAATTTAGAATTGCAGCTCTCTGAGGTTGAAATGCTTCGATCTATGTATCCAGAAGAAGAGGAGTTCAATTTGGATGAGCAAGCACTTCTAGATGTACAAGAATTTTGTTCTGGTAGGACAGATGAAAAACCACATAGTCTTCTTAACTTCACACTGACCATAAGCTTGCACGACTGTAATGGAGATGGTGGGAGAGAAAACTCTATAGATCTGTCTTGTTATTTCCCTCAAGAATATCCCAACAGTAAACCAGAGCTCTTTGTTAGATCGCAAAGTCTTAACAGAGAAACTCAGAGGGGGCTTAATGAGGAGTTAAACTCTCATATAACTGCAACAGTTGGCTCTGGAGAACTATGCACATTGCCAGCACTACAATGGATTCAGGAAAATGGGGAAATGTACATTGCTCGTAGCCAAGCTGAAATTAAATCTTCTACAACAATTACAAGCAAATCTCAAGAAAATGaggttaaaataaaaagagaTAGGATATTCTTACGAATGTGGTTATATATGCATCACATATAtagtaaaacaaaaaggaaagatattCTTCAATGGGCCACTGACTATAACCTCACTGGTTTCTGTCTCCCGGGTAAGCCAGGGGTTGTTTGCTTGGAAGGTGATGAATACAATGTTGAAGAGTACTTCAGTCGTTTACGGAGGCTTAATTGGAAGAAAATTACTTGCAGACATCGAGAAAAGGGAGAAGAAAACAAGAGCATTGATGATCAGAGAAAGTTTCCtggatttgaagaattgttCTTTGAAGTTCATGGCACAAGAGAAAACCATATGGATATGGGCCAGTTTCTTCATTATTTAGAACAACATAATTtaggttatatttttcaaattttatttggTATAGAAGGTAAATCTTCTTTTGACaagtaa
- the LOC140923891 gene encoding RAC-gamma serine/threonine-protein kinase-like isoform X2, which translates to MSVSSVNGPSSGSTIVKVGWLQKRGEYIKNWRPRYFQLWSDGTFIGYKEIPKSRETEPLNNFSVSKCQIMRTEKPKSNSFIIRCWQWTNLIERTFHLDNLAEREEWVSSIQEVADKLRESAKYEKEDSVTDEITLRSQKMTLDDFHLLKVLGKGTFGKVMLAKFKTTGEVVALKILKKEVIVAKDEVAHTLTENRVLRTMVHPFLTELKYSFQTKERLIFVMEYVNGGELFFHLSKERVFSEDRSRFYASEIVLAVKYLHEKKVIYRDLKLENLLLDSEGHIKIADFGLCKEDVSHGATTKTFCGTPEYLAPEVLEDSDYGPAVDWWGVGVVMYEMLCGRLPFYNRDHEVLFELILTVKPPFKPVVKSDTDVSNFDEDFTSEPVKLSPPEGNLAEIAEEDEANFNQFSYTPENGESLKS; encoded by the exons ATGTCTGTATCATCTGTAAATGGTCCAAGCTCTGGATCAACTATTGTTAAAGTAGGCTGGCTTCAGAAACGAG GGGAGTACATTAAGAATTGGAGACCTAGATATTTTCAGCTTTGGAGTGATGGTACTTTCATTGGGTACAAGGAGATTCCCAAGTCAAGAGAAACTGAACCTTTGAACAACTTCTCTGTTTCCA AGTGCCAAATTATGAGAACAGAAAAGCCGAAGTCAAATTCATTTATTATAAG ATGTTGGCAGTGGACTAACCTGATAGAGAGGACATTCCATTTAGACAACCTTGCTGAAAG AGAAGAATGGGTTTCTTCCATTCAAGAGGTAGCTGATAAATTGCGTGAAAgtgcaaaatatgaaaaagagGACTCAGTGACAGATGAAATCACCTTGAGAAGTCAAAAAATG ACCCTAGATGATTTCCATCTACTGAAAGTTCTTGGAAAAGGGACATTTGGTAAGGTCATGCTAGCAAAGTTTAAGACGACTGGTGAAGTTGTTGCGCTTAAGATTTTAAAGAAAGAAGTTATTGTTGCCAAG GATGAAGTTGCACATACATTAACAGAAAACAGAGTACTAAGAACAATGGTTCATCCTTTTCTCACG GAGCTGAAGTactcttttcaaacaaaagaaagactAATATTTGTAATGGAATATGTCAATGGTGGTGAG CTTTTTTTCCACCTATCTAAAGAACGTGTGTTCTCAGAGGACCGGTCAAGGTTTTATGCTTCTGAAATTGTTTTAGCCGTCAAGTATCTTCATGAGAAGAAAGTGATTTACAGAGATCTTAAG CTTGAAAATTTGCTGCTTGACTCAGAGGGTCATATTAAAATTGCTGACTTTGGGCTTTGTAAAGAAGATGTTTCACATggagcaacaacaaaaacattttgtgGCACTCCTGAATACTTGGCACCTGAG GTTCTTGAGGATAGTGATTATGGGCCTGCTGTTGACTGGTGGGGAGTAGGTGTAGTCATGTACGAGATGTTATGTGGCCGACTTCCATTCTACAACAGGGATCATGAAGTTCTATTTGAACTGATTTTAACG GTTAAGCCCCCTTTCAAGCCAGTGGTAAAGTCTGACACCGATGTTTCTAATTTTGATGAAGACTTCACCAGCGAACCAGTCAAACTGTCACCCCCTGAAG
- the LOC140923891 gene encoding RAC-gamma serine/threonine-protein kinase-like isoform X1 — MSVSSVNGPSSGSTIVKVGWLQKRGEYIKNWRPRYFQLWSDGTFIGYKEIPKSRETEPLNNFSVSKCQIMRTEKPKSNSFIIRCWQWTNLIERTFHLDNLAEREEWVSSIQEVADKLRESAKYEKEDSVTDEITLRSQKMTLDDFHLLKVLGKGTFGKVMLAKFKTTGEVVALKILKKEVIVAKDEVAHTLTENRVLRTMVHPFLTELKYSFQTKERLIFVMEYVNGGELFFHLSKERVFSEDRSRFYASEIVLAVKYLHEKKVIYRDLKLENLLLDSEGHIKIADFGLCKEDVSHGATTKTFCGTPEYLAPEVLEDSDYGPAVDWWGVGVVMYEMLCGRLPFYNRDHEVLFELILTEDVKFPSRLTNHATSILSGLLQKNPSKRLGGSTDDAKEVMRHQFFYNVNWDDMLHKKVKPPFKPVVKSDTDVSNFDEDFTSEPVKLSPPEGNLAEIAEEDEANFNQFSYTPENGESLKS, encoded by the exons ATGTCTGTATCATCTGTAAATGGTCCAAGCTCTGGATCAACTATTGTTAAAGTAGGCTGGCTTCAGAAACGAG GGGAGTACATTAAGAATTGGAGACCTAGATATTTTCAGCTTTGGAGTGATGGTACTTTCATTGGGTACAAGGAGATTCCCAAGTCAAGAGAAACTGAACCTTTGAACAACTTCTCTGTTTCCA AGTGCCAAATTATGAGAACAGAAAAGCCGAAGTCAAATTCATTTATTATAAG ATGTTGGCAGTGGACTAACCTGATAGAGAGGACATTCCATTTAGACAACCTTGCTGAAAG AGAAGAATGGGTTTCTTCCATTCAAGAGGTAGCTGATAAATTGCGTGAAAgtgcaaaatatgaaaaagagGACTCAGTGACAGATGAAATCACCTTGAGAAGTCAAAAAATG ACCCTAGATGATTTCCATCTACTGAAAGTTCTTGGAAAAGGGACATTTGGTAAGGTCATGCTAGCAAAGTTTAAGACGACTGGTGAAGTTGTTGCGCTTAAGATTTTAAAGAAAGAAGTTATTGTTGCCAAG GATGAAGTTGCACATACATTAACAGAAAACAGAGTACTAAGAACAATGGTTCATCCTTTTCTCACG GAGCTGAAGTactcttttcaaacaaaagaaagactAATATTTGTAATGGAATATGTCAATGGTGGTGAG CTTTTTTTCCACCTATCTAAAGAACGTGTGTTCTCAGAGGACCGGTCAAGGTTTTATGCTTCTGAAATTGTTTTAGCCGTCAAGTATCTTCATGAGAAGAAAGTGATTTACAGAGATCTTAAG CTTGAAAATTTGCTGCTTGACTCAGAGGGTCATATTAAAATTGCTGACTTTGGGCTTTGTAAAGAAGATGTTTCACATggagcaacaacaaaaacattttgtgGCACTCCTGAATACTTGGCACCTGAG GTTCTTGAGGATAGTGATTATGGGCCTGCTGTTGACTGGTGGGGAGTAGGTGTAGTCATGTACGAGATGTTATGTGGCCGACTTCCATTCTACAACAGGGATCATGAAGTTCTATTTGAACTGATTTTAACG GAAGATGTGAAATTCCCTTCAAGACTTACTAACCACGCAACGAGTATCCTTTCTGGACTTCTACAGAAAAACCCTTCCAAACG CCTTGGCGGAAGCACAGATGATGCTAAAGAGGTCATGAGACATCAATTCTTTTACAATGTCAACTGGGATGACATGCTTCACAAGAAG GTTAAGCCCCCTTTCAAGCCAGTGGTAAAGTCTGACACCGATGTTTCTAATTTTGATGAAGACTTCACCAGCGAACCAGTCAAACTGTCACCCCCTGAAG